The Macadamia integrifolia cultivar HAES 741 unplaced genomic scaffold, SCU_Mint_v3 scaffold3370, whole genome shotgun sequence DNA window GATGCTGAGTATAGCATAACATGCAACACCTCATACAACCCCCCAAAGCCCTTCCTTGGAGGTGTTGAAGATGGACATCTTGAGGTTCTTAGTCTACCATTGGATGCCGAAATCATGATCGAAGGCCGTCAATCTTACGCTTCTTATTGCTCGACTTCGAGCGGATCCAACAATACTTCTTTCAGTTTCAATGTAAGTCCATTCAGGTTCTCTGCCAATCGCAGTAGATTTACTGCTATAGGATGCAATACTTTGGCCACCATAAGTGAGCTTCAGGAGTTGGCTTTTGTCAGTGGGTGCCTGTCATTCTGTACTAATGGGACGAGTGTGGAAGATGGATCTTGCGATGGTATGGGCTGTTGCCAGAACAATATCCCCAAAGGGCTTCAGAGGTTCAATGCGGGTCTCTCAAATGCTGTTAGCCTTAATGGGTCTTGGGGTAACAGTAGCTGTAGCTTTGCATTCTTGGCTGCTGTGGACTCCTTCAGCTTTAAAATGTCAGATGTCTACCGAAACAGCCTAGATAGGACGAGTATTCCAGTGGCTGTGGATTGGGCTATTGGGAATTTAACGTGTGATGAAGCTGCCTCTGTAGATCCAACTAAGTATTATAGTTGTGGACCTCATACCAAATGCTCTAACTCCACTAATGGCCCTGGTTATCGATGCTACTGCAAGGATGGCTTTGAGGGGAACCCTTATCTCTCCACAGGATGCCAAGGTATAAATTTTCCgtcacatattttttttcccctgtattttctttttttaaaaggcAGATTTGAGTACAACAATAAGGTTGTTCCATTATGGTTAAACAATAATATTTTCATAAAACAGAATAAAGTTGATACATTATAACTTAGATCCTGCAATGGTAGATTCTCGTGCACTGAATATgctttttttattgaaatttcctttactattttattttttaattttgtggaCTTGAATTATTTCAATTAGTAGTTTGAAGTTGTCCACGTGGCATTTTGTCTaccacttttttattttattataaaaaacaCAAGGTCGCACAGGCTACGGTCCTCTTCATGTATTGACTAACATTTCCATTTGAGATAAGAAGTCCAAACAACTCATGGCCTACCATTTTATACAAGGATAATTAAGTACCATACAATGAAGGCCATCACTGTCGATATTAGCAAAACTTTATACATATGCTTGATACATTGAATCTAAATGATTCAGACACCTTTGGATATTGTCAACTTGgtactataaatagaggtgcaaCTTGGCTAGGGCTTGGTTGGATGAATAGGACTGACCAACCAGAGTCTGAACCCATAAAATTCAAATGTTGGGTTGGACTGAGTCACACCTATAAGTAGAAGGTTAGAAATTTAATAAGCCAAGTGGAGACTGGGTCAAGTTGGGAAAATTATTAGTAAACTTATTATGAAGAAATTGTATATAATATGCACACATGAGATGTTTAGAAAACTGCTAATTGTATATAAGTATAGTTTTCAAAGATATCATAAAGGGACAGAATTTCTATTTATGCCTTAACCGTATTAATTAGATTATAATAATTCATATTTCTGTCAGGTTCTTGATTTATTTcgtatatttgtaattttaaaTAGTATCTGCAACCTAATCCGTCCTGAAATCATGTTGGGTTTTGATTGAAACTCATAGATGAACTATTCTAATTCAAATAGGTTGAAATTGTTATGAACTATGAAGTGTTTGGTACTATAACTAAcgttggtttttcttttttctttttgtttaaataAATTTGATGAAGACATAGATGAATGCAAGGAAGGATACAACAATTCCTGTGTCATGGAAGCAATGTGTCATAACACCTTTGGGAGTTATGAGTGCATATGTCCAAAGAACCACCACGGTGATGGTCTTGAAAATAGAGAAGGTTGTATGCACAATACTGGAGCTGTTCCATTGGTGGCCATTATTGCAggtatttcttatttatttatttttagtaaacCAGTTATTTCTTAATTATTTCATACCAACACAATTCATCAAAGGagtttataataataataaaaaaaaataaaaagaaaaaaaggtaaggggtaaatatatttaatatgaATTGTAATTTTGGTCAAAACTTCTGAAATTCTGGTATATTTATATAAAGAAAAGGGTTGTTAAAATTAGGGATGTTGGATACTGATCGATTGTGATCGGATTCAGATATCCCTGATTTGATATAGATACCATTAAAGGGATATGGATGCcaattgaatttggatttttgaatattttcataCATCTCTAACTTGTGAATTTGGACCTTCCTCTCCCAATGAATACAATTTGATTTTAATCGATCTTTCTAGGTTCTCATAGCTTTTTTCCTCATTCTTTAGAAtgtgttgggttttaagaaccctcaaaatcgtTAATCGGATTGGATAATTAAATGACTGGATAATTTGAATTCGGATCCAGATACCCTTTGATCGGATACGAATACTCTTAAACGGACACAAGATGCAAatcgaatttggattttcaactttcTGTTTACATACTTACTTAAAATTACTTAAAATTGTCATCATTTTAATGTTGAAGactattttgatattttaagtAGTGCAtagatttgaaaaattatatttacaccacccaaaaaaagaaaagagaaatttacAAAGTGGTTTTGATGCAGGTACTGGGCTAGGCATTATATTCCTATTTGCTTGCATCTTTTTGGTATACTGGGCAATAAAGAGAAGGAGGCTTATCAGACTCAGAGAAAAATTCTTTGAGCAAAATGGAGGTTTGCTACTACGACAACACATAGCCACACATAAAGGTGTTGCAGATATTGCAAAGATCTTTTCCGTAGATGACATTAAGAAGGCAACCAACAATTTTGATGAGAGCCAAATTCTTGGTCAAGGAGGGTATGGTACAGTGTACAAAGGAATTCTCTCAGATCAGAGAGTAGTAGCTATTAAGAAATCAAAAATAGTGGATCAGAGCCAGATCATACAGTTTATAAATGAAGTTGATATTCTTTCTCAAATCAACCACAGAAATGTGGTAAAGCTCTTGGGTTGTTGTTTAGAGACAGAGGTTCCATTGTTGGTTTATGAGTTCATCTCTAGTGGAACCCTCTATGAACATATCCATGAAGAGAATCATGCAACTTCTATTTCTTGGAAGGATCGTTTAAGGGTTGGTGCTGAAACTGCTGGAGCACTTGCCTATTTACACTCAGCTCATTCAATACCAGTTCTTCATAGAGATGTGAAGTCCACTAATATACTACTTGATGATAACTACACTGCTAAAGTATCTGATTTTGGAGCTTCTAGGTTGGCTCCTATGGATCGAATTCAAATGACCACATTAGTTCAAGGGACATATGGGTATCTAGACCCAGAAGGATTTTTCACCGGTCAACTAACTGATAAAAGTGATGTTTATAGCTTTGGTGTAGTTCTTGCAGAACTTTTAACAGGAGAAAATCCAATTTCATCAGAGAGAGCTGAGGAACATAGAAGTCTAGCAATGtattttatttcttcaatggCAAATAACAACCTATTCGGGATTCTAGATGACAAGGTTGTtaaagagggaaatagagagcAGCTCTTGGGAGTTGCTAATCTTGTGATGAAATGCTTGAAGGCTAAGGGGGAGGAGAGGCCCACAATGAAGGAGGTTGCAGCAGAGCTTGAAGCTTTGAGAATGTCTCCACAGCACCAATGGAAGCAAGTAAACCACATGGAGACTGATTACCTTCTAGGTGAGCCTTCAGCCCTTCTTGTTGGTGATTCAGGTGGCCAAGAAAGTGTGGAAAGCAGCTTCATGTTGGGTCTACAAATCGCTCGATGATCATCAAGGCTTAGGTTGGGATTTTCTAGTCTGTGGGCCAAGCTAGGCCACAAAAATATAGGCCTGAGGTGGGGCCATACCAGGCTTTAGGTTAGGTCTAGCCCTACTCTCCAGCTCCCCCATCCCACGGGAAAAAGCGTGCATGTATGTAGGATAGTTTGATGTATTAAGTGGAGGAATATGCATatattgattaaaaataaatgtgatATTTTGTGTAAAGATCTAATCTATATATATGATATTAGCTGTTGATTAAGAATATCTATACTTCTTGTTGTTTACTACTAATACAGTGATACTATGTTTTTGTTCTTACTTagcaccccaaaaaaaaaaaaaaaaaaaaattaaaaataaaataaaataaaataaaactatgaTTTTTGTTCTtacaaattttattatttatttctgtttctgttcttttttgttctagttattttgcataatttttttattggagtGAAGTCATTTATAAATTAACTGGCTATTTGGTGTGGGTTAGTTGTAGCTTAATCTATTGATATCTTAgataaaaaaatgtaatatttGATAATGATTCTTTAGGCAAAAGACTAAGTTCAAATCTGTGTTTGTAAGCATGACAATGTGGAAAACAAATGCCTAGTGTGGTCCAGCCCACCCTTAGCTTGTGCTTTTTATTGGGCCTCAGCTTATCTGAGCCCTAATGTGATGGGCCATGAGCCCAAATAAGAACTACTGAAATTCTGAAGACCCTTCCATGGAGATTAAGGGAATTGAATTCAAGTTCTTTGTCCTGTGGGgtgaaataaattattcttCATTTataaaggctatgtttggttgtaatgggaattaaagggaagggaagtaaaatttttatacttagaAAAGAAATGTTTGTAATCACACCCCATGTGACTATCTAACATCAATTAAAATCATTTCATACTTAGTTATAATTTTTTACAtcactttgcatccaaaaccctttgcaataacatgtaaaataaaaattacatgtaaaatgtatcattactaaatatgtttaaaaaaattaaatagtttatacaatccCATTGgatcacatgggtaatgattataagtatttcttttttaagtataaaaacttcacttcccttcccttccctttaaattccacTTGCAATCAAACggagccaaaagaaaaaaaaaacatttcaaaGAAATTGTAGCCTTCTATTAAGAGATGATGCTGACATTAACTATTAGtcataatcctttttttttttttgtaacatgTTTTAATCATAGCCCATGAATTTGGAACATTTCCAGCTAGCTGTACCCTCTAACCCCATCTCATACCATTCATGGATGTGGGGACTACCTTTGGATCGGGGTTCATAGTCCACAGATTTGTTGGGGATTCCTAATGATAGGGAAGGATCAAATTTATCATTGAAGGTTTAGAGGTAATAGGAGGATGAGATCCCAAGTCCTTACATTAGTGGCAATTGGAAAACCTAATAACTTTTAATTACCTTGAAATGTGTAAATTTCTATTCAGTTGGCATTGAAAAACACCTTCCCCGGCCATTGATCCCTCCCCTAAACTCTATAATTTGTTGaaatttttgtaaatttttattCTCGGGAATGACACGGTTTACGTAGACTCAAATAGTCAAAATTATCATTCCCACCCACTAATTACAATTCCATGCTCCAATACATTTGATTCATATATAGTAAACGAAATTTGGAGCACATGATCCAACATGtatgtttaccaaaaataaataaataaataaataaaataaatccattaTGTACACATGGGCTCTGGAACCTTGGCCTGTCAAATTTAATTGAGCAAGAATTTTATACGTTAGGGTAAATTATGTAAGTGAATTGAAAGCAGTTCTAtctcttgttctttttttttgggtagaatttcTATCTCTAGTTCTGATCATATCTTATGTGTTTTGGGAGGGATAGTAATAATGGACAAGGAATTCATATTTTAAAAGCTACATTTAATTTTCAAGTAGATGAGATTCCCCTTCTCTCCTTTTCAAATATGTCAACTTTTCATATTTAATTTGTGGAGTTTGTTGCTTTCAGCTTCAGGCATAAGAAGGAAGTTAATTTCCCCCATTCCCTAATTTCTTGCAGTGGATCTTTCTGAAAGATGAGGATTGAGAATTCAATCACCAACCCAAAAAGATCCAACTATAGAGGTTAACATTCCAACCATCAGGTATTTTAggaaaaatgattcttttttttggtagtaaAATGATTGATGGTTCAAATGGCCGGAACAATATAATGGTCAGTTTTCCTAATCTAATGTCTTTTTAAAATACTGGTTGCCTTAGAATGCTATaaaaaaattctaccaaaataaaaaagaaaaaaagaaaagaaatttaatcTCAATAGACCACATAATGCTtgctaattatttatttattttcttaaccaAG harbors:
- the LOC122068082 gene encoding putative wall-associated receptor kinase-like 16, whose product is MIEGRQSYASYCSTSSGSNNTSFSFNVSPFRFSANRSRFTAIGCNTLATISELQELAFVSGCLSFCTNGTSVEDGSCDGMGCCQNNIPKGLQRFNAGLSNAVSLNGSWGNSSCSFAFLAAVDSFSFKMSDVYRNSLDRTSIPVAVDWAIGNLTCDEAASVDPTKYYSCGPHTKCSNSTNGPGYRCYCKDGFEGNPYLSTGCQDIDECKEGYNNSCVMEAMCHNTFGSYECICPKNHHGDGLENREGCMHNTGAVPLVAIIAGTGLGIIFLFACIFLVYWAIKRRRLIRLREKFFEQNGGLLLRQHIATHKGVADIAKIFSVDDIKKATNNFDESQILGQGGYGTVYKGILSDQRVVAIKKSKIVDQSQIIQFINEVDILSQINHRNVVKLLGCCLETEVPLLVYEFISSGTLYEHIHEENHATSISWKDRLRVGAETAGALAYLHSAHSIPVLHRDVKSTNILLDDNYTAKVSDFGASRLAPMDRIQMTTLVQGTYGYLDPEGFFTGQLTDKSDVYSFGVVLAELLTGENPISSERAEEHRSLAMYFISSMANNNLFGILDDKVVKEGNREQLLGVANLVMKCLKAKGEERPTMKEVAAELEALRMSPQHQWKQVNHMETDYLLGEPSALLVGDSGGQESVESSFMLGLQIAR